GTGAGTTTGAACACGCCAGGGGTGGAAGGTGATTATTCGGTGGACCAGGGTTTTGCACTGCTGCTGCAAAACTCCGGGTTGCAGGCTGTGGTCCAGGCGCCCGGCAGCTACGTCCTGCAGGCCGTTCCTGCGGGCGAGCTCACACTCGCGCCTACCACCGTAAGCACTTATCAACAGGGCGGTTTCAATCAGGAGATTGCCGGGGATGTCGGCTACAAGGCGCAGAACAGCCGGATTGGCACAAAAACCAGTACGCCTTTGTCAGAAACGCCCCGCTCGGTTTCGGTAGTCACCGGCCAGCGCATCAAAGACCAGAAGTCTCAGACACTGACTGAAGTATTGGGTTATGTGCCGGGTATCTTCGCGCCGCCGTTTGCCGCCGGCGACGGCCTTGCGGGTGATCTGTTTTTCATTCGCGGTTTCAATGCCACGGATTACGGCTACGGCCTGCTGCGTGATGGCCTGCGTGTACAAGGCAATCGGTATGACACGACCAGCGAGCCCTATGGCCTGGAACGGGTCGAGATCTTCCGTGGGCCCTCCTCCCTGCTTTACGGTGAAAACGCGCCAGGCGGTCTGGTAAACCTGGTGAGCAAACACCCTACCGCCACGCCGCAGGGCGAGGTTCAACTCGGTTATGGTTCTAACAACCGGCGCCAGGTGGGTGTGGATATCTCGGGTCCACTCAACGACAGCGACAACATCCTGGGGCGGGTGGTGATGCTCGGTCGCAAGTCGGACACGCAAACCGACCATGTTCCGGACGATCGTCTGTACATCGCCCCTTCCCTGACCCTGAACTTCGATGACTACAACACCCTCACCCTGTTGGCCAACTACCAGAAGGACCACACCAACCTGGAACTTGGCTTACCGGCAGCAGGCACCTTGCTTGCGAATCCAAACGGCAAGCTCTCCAAGCACACCATGCTGGGCGATCCGGACTGGAACACCTTCGAACGCGAGTCTTGGAGCACCGGCTACGAATTCAGCCACAGCTTTAACGACGATTGGCAGTTCCGCCAGAATTCTCGCTACATGCAGTCGCGCATCAACCGCCATGAGACCTGGCCTGGGGCCCTGAATAATCGCGGCTTCGGGACTCAACTGAACATGACCGCCTACGACCGCTATAACAAATCGATGGTCTACTCTCTGGATAACCAGCTGGAAGGCAAGTTCCAGGTCGGCGGGCTGGACAATACCCTGCTGTTCGGCGCCAGTTATGACCGGACCTCTTTCAGTCAGGACTGGGACGCCGGCTCCGCCGGCACCATCAATGTGTATAACCCTGTGTACCTGCGTGACCCGCTTACGCCAATCGCAGTGCAAAACACCCTGCTCGAACAGCAGATGAAAGGCGTTTATGCACAGATCCAGAGCAAATATGACCACTGGCTGTTTTTGCTCGGCGGTCGTCAGGACTGGGTCGACAGCGATTTTCGCGACAAGGTGAACAAGGCCGGCAATACCGGTTCCGAAGACCGAAAATTCACTTATCAGGGCGGGTTGATGTACCAGTTCGACAACGGCCTCACGCCGTATGTCAGCTATTCCACCGCGTTTGTCCCGGTGCAGCAGATCTCCAACGCTGGTGCACCGTTAAAGCCGATTACCAGTAGCCAATATGAAGTGGGCGTGAAGTACGAGCCGATCGGCTGGGATACAGCGATGACCGTGTCGGTGTATGACTTGCGCAAGAGAGACGACACCTATCTCGATGCCACCACCAATAGCTATCGCCAAGTGGGAGAAAGCCGGGCCAAGGGGGTGGAAGTCGAGGTAAACAGCAACATCACGCCCAACCTGAACCTGACGGCGGCCTACACCTACACTGATGCACGGATCACCAAGGACTCGGCTGCATCGCTGGTCGAGGGGCGCCAGATGACCGGCGTGCCACGCAACCAGGCTTCAGTGTGGGGCAAGTACCGTTTCCTCGACGGCCAACTCAAAGGTTTGTCCGTGGGCGGCGGCGTGCGTTACTTCGACAGTACTTTTTCTTACACCGCACCGACGCTCTACGGGAAGTTGGACGCAGGAAGCGTCACTTTGGTGGATGCGGCCGTCGGCTATCAGATCGACAAACACTGGTCGGTCGACCTGAATGCCAAGAACCTTTTCGACAAGGAATACGTGTCTGGCTGCAACGACGCAGGGCGATGCTATTGGGGGGATAGCCGTACCCTGCTCGGTACGGTGTCCTACAACTGGTGAGTGCTGTGGATAACCGGCCTACTTGCCGATGCAGAAGCTGGAGAAGATGCGCCCCAGCAAATCATCGGAGCTGAATGCACCAGTGATCTCGCCCAACAGCTGCTGCGCCTGACGTAGATCCTCAGCCAGCAGCTCCCCTGCCCCCGCCAGGGTCAATTGCGCCCGGCCGTGCTCCAACGCTGCGCTCGCATGGCGCAGCGCCTCCAGGTGCCTGCGGCGAGCACTGAAGCTGCTTTCAGACGTCTGCTCGTAGCCCATGCAAGCCTTGAGGTGCTCGCGCAGCAATTCCAGGCCATTTCCCGCCGACTTGGCGCTCAAGCTGAGGGTGACGTGGCCATCCGCACTGGTTTGCATGGCAATGGCTTCGCCTGTCAGGTCAGCCTTATTGCGGATCAAGGTGACTTTGGCCGGGTCCGGCCGTTGTTCCAGGAATTCCGGCCATAGGGCAAAAGGATCCACAGCTTCGGGCGCCGTAGCATCCACTACCAGCAACACACGATCTGCTTCGCCGATGGCTTTGAGCGCGCGTTCCACGCCGATTTTCTCCACCTGGTCTTCGGTATCGCGCAAACCGGCGGTGTCGACCACGTGCAGGGGCATGCCATCGATGTGGATATGTTCGCGCAATATATCCCGGGTGGTACCGGCAATCTCGGTGACGATGGCGGCTTCACGCCCAGCCAGCGCATTGAGCAAGCTGGATTTGCCTGCATTGGGCCGGCCTGCGATCACGACCGTCATACCGTCGCGCAGCAACGCACCCTGGCCGGCCTCGCGAAGAACTGTGGATAACTCATCGCGCACCTTATCCAGCATTGTCAGGACATGGCCGTCGGCAAGAAAATCGATTTCTTCCTCAGGGAAGTCTATCGCTGCCTCGACGTAAATGCGCAGGCTGATCAATTGCTCGGTCAAGTTATGCACACGCAGTGAGAACGCGCCCTGCAGCGAACGCAGCGCATTACGTGCGGCCTGTGCAGAACTGGCTTCAATCAAGTCGGCAATAGCCTCGGCCTGGGCCAGGTCGAGCTTGTCGTTCAAGAACGCACGCTCGCTGAATTCCCCTGGCCGCGCCAAGCGGCAGCCCAATTGCAGACAGCGCTGCAGCAGCATATCCAGCACAACAGGGCCGCCATGTCCCTGCAATTCCAGGACATCTTCGCCCGTAAACGAGTTCGGCCCTGGAAAATAAATAGCCAGGCCTTCGTCCAGTACGCTGTGGTCAGCATCCAGGAACTGCCCGTAATGGGCGTAGCGCGGCTTCAACTCACGCCCACTGATGGCTTTTGCTGCCACGCCCGCGAGCGGTCCGGAAATTCGAACGATACCGACACCGCCGCGACCTTGAGCGGTGGCGACAGCAGCGATGGTTTCACGAGGAGCGCTCATCAGCAGGGTCCAGAATAAAAGTGACGGAAAGCAAAACGCCCCACTAGGGGGCGTCTTGAGTGGTTACCCACAGAGTAAATTACGCTGCGGCTTTTGCGGTAGCCGCTTCGATCTTACGTGTGATGTACCACTGTTGAGAGATCGACAACACGTTGTTGACCACCCAGTACAGTACCAGGCCCGCTGGGAACCACAGGAAGAAGAAGGTGAAGATGATTGGCATCATTTTCATTACCTTGGCCTGCATCGGGTCCGGCGGAGTCGGGTTAAGACGCTGCTGGATGAACATGGTCGCGCCCATGATGATCGGCAGGATAAAGAACGGGTCTTTGATCGACAGGTCGGTTATCCACAGCATGAACGGTGCCTGGCGCATTTCCACGCTTTCCAGGAGCACCCAGTACAACGACAGGAACACCGGCATCTGTACAAGAATCGGCAAGCAACCACCCAGCGGGTTGATCTTCTCTTTCTTGTACAGCTCCATCATGGCCTGGGACATTTTCTGCCGGTCATCGCCATGTTGCTCTTTCAACGCCGCCAGTTTCGGGGCCACGGCACGCATGCGCGCCATCGACTTGTAGCTGGCCGCCGACAGTGGGAAGAAGATCCCCTTGATCAGCATGGTCAGGAAGATGATCGAGAAGCCCCAGTTACCGACGATGCTGTGGATATGTTGCAAGAGCCAGAAGATCGGTTGGGCAATGAACCACAGGAAGCCGTAATCCACAGTCAGTTCAAGACCTGGGGACAACTCTTTCAACACGGCTTGGCTTTTCGGGCCGGCGTACAGGGTAGCGCTGGTTTCTGCCTTGGCGCCTGGTGCGACGGTCAACGCCGGGCCAGTAAAGCCAATGATGTAATTGCCTTGGCTGTCCTTGCGGGTTTGAACCAGATTGGCTTCACCCTTGTTCGGGATCCAGGCGGTCACGAAGTAGTGTTGCAACCAGGCGACCCAACCACCTTGAACGGTTTCTTTCAGCGAGCCCTTGTCGATATCTTTCATCGACACTTTTTTGTACGGCTCGTTACTTGTCCACAGGGCTGCGCCCAGGTAAGTCGCGGTGCCGGTGGCTGTGCTGGAAGAAGGATCGGAGCTGGCGTCACGCTTGAGCTGGGCAAACAGGTTGCCGCTCCACGGTTTGTCGCTTTCGTTGTCGATCAGGTAAGTGACCTTCAGGTCGTACAAACCTCGGGTGAAGCTGAAGCGCTTGATGTAGTTGACGCCGTCGAGGCTGAATTTCAGGTCGACGTTCAGCTGGTTCTGGCCATCAGCCAGTTGATAACTCTTCTGTTCGGTCGAATAAACCGGACGACCGGCAGCACGTGCATCCGGACCATTGGTGCCGGTCAGGCCGCTCTGCGCCAGATAGGTGCGTTCACCACCGTTGTCGAACAGCTGGAACGGCACATCCGGATGGTCTTGGCGACGTGGATACAGCGGCAGTTTCAACTGCGCGATATCACCACCTTGTGGGTCGATAGCCAGGTCGAGCACATCCGTTTTAACGTGGATGAGGTCTTTATTGGTGACCACTGGCGTTTCTAACGGAGCGCGTGTCTCGCCATTCGCGCTGGGAACATCGGCACTCGCGGACGCATTGTTACCCAGCGGGGCGTCCGGAATAGCCGGCGCAGCCTGATTGGTAGCAACATTCTGAGTCGGCAAGGCAGCCTGGCCGTAATCCTGGTTCCACTGAAGAACCAGAACATAAGCCACGATTGCCAGGGCGACGATCAGGATCGTGCGTTTAATATCCATGATTACTCGGCCATCGAAGAAGAACGGGAGGTAGGGATAGGTGGAACCGGGTCATAACCACCGGGATTCCACGGATGACAGCGACCTAAACGACGAAAGGTCAGCCAGCCACCGCGCAGAACGCCATGATTTTCTATGGCCTCCAACGCGTAGCAGGAACAACTGGGGTAGAAACGACAGTGGCTGGCCATCAGGGGACTGATGGCATAGCGATAAAACTGGATCGGAACGAGTGCCAGTTTACGCATCAGTGCTGTCTACCCCTACAGTTTCGGTGCTGGCCGCTGGAGCTGGTTTGTTGGTACGCGCCAGACGTTTCCAGAGCTTGCCGAAATGCTGAATCAATTCGGGGTTTTCTACATCACCCAAGCCTTTGCGCGCGACGATAACAATATCCCAACCAACCAGAGTGTCCTGGTGGAGGCGAAACGATTCGCGCATCAGACGCTTGAGGCGATTGCGCTCAACGGAGAGCTTTACGCTCTTCTTGCCGATCACCAACCCGAGACGGGGGTGATCAAGATCGTTGTTACGCGCAAGGAGCAGGAGATTTTTCCCCGGAACCTTGCCGGTGGGGGAGTCAAAGACTGCCTTGAAATGCCGGGGGGTTAGCAGACGCTTTTCCCGACTGAAGTCCTGACTCACCACCAGTACCGGATTATCAAACTGCCAGACGCGCACGACCTTTGGCGCGGCGACGCGACAGGACAGCACGGCCGTTCTTGGTAGCCATGCGAGCACGGAAGCCGTGAGTACGGGCGCGTTTGATGGTGCTTGGTTGGAAAGTACGTTTCATGGCGTTGTTACCTGGTTCGTCCACAACGGGCCGGAATGGCCCCCGTTTTAAGAGACCGGCGATTCTAGAGAAAGCAAGCCTCTAGGTCAATTTCCAACCAGCTTTTCCTTCAATTACTTCTCCACGAGCCATTTGACCTTTTTTGTGCGCCAGGCTTTCTCGGGCTCTGGCATAGATATAAAAATAGAGAAGGAAGTTATTTAAAGCTTTTCTGTAAAGCTTATAAAAGCTAGGCAGGCGATCTTCTGTGGATAACCCGTTTCAGCCCTTGTTTCACGTGCTGTACAGAGAATGACAACACGGGGGAGAAACGGTGCTCTGCCTGTGCTGCGCTGTCGGATAAGCTGTGTGTGAAAGGGCATGTTATCCACAGCCTGGTTATCAACAGACTTTCGCCCCCACTTGTACAACGACCTCAGGGGCGCTTATCCACAGAGCTTATGCACAGACCACCGGTCGACTTTATTACCGTCAAGAGGTTGATTTTGGCTGGCCTGTGATCAAGCTACATGTGGATAAGTGGACGGCGCGCCGCTACAATGGCGGCTGTTTTTGCCTCACCGGCTTTCAACTTAGGGGATATCCGTGTCAGTGGAACTTTGGCAGCAGTGCGTGGAGCTTTTGCGCGATGAGCTGCCTGCCCAGCAATTCAACACCTGGATCCGTCCACTACAGGTCGAAGCCGAAGGCGACGAGTTGCGTGTCTACGCACCCAATCGTTTTGTTCTCGACTGGGTCAACGAGAAGTACCTGAGCCGCGTTCTCGAATTGCTCGATGAGCACGGCAACGGTCTCGCCCCCGTGCTCTCCTTATTAATAGGCAGCAAACGTAGCTCCGCGCCTCGCGCTGCGCCTAACGCGCCGTTGGCCGCCGCGGCCTCGCAGGCCCAGGCGGCACCGGTCGCCACTGCGACTGCCGCCGCGCCCGCGCCTTCGAAATCCTCGGCGCAAAAAAACGCGCCGCAACATGAAGAGCCGTCTCGCGACAGCTTCGACCCCATGGCAGGCGCCGCCTCCCAGCAAGCGCCGGTTCGCGCTGAACAGCGCACCGTGCAGGTCGAAGGCGCTCTCAAGCACACCAGCTACCTGAACCGCACGTTTACGTTCGAGAACTTCGTCGAAGGTAAATCCAACCAGTTGGCTCGCGCAGCCGCCTGGCAGGTCGCCGATAACCCCAAGCACGGTTACAACCCGCTCTTCCTTTATGGTGGCGTAGGCTTGGGTAAGACCCACTTGATGCACGCGGTGGGCAACCATCTGTTAAAGAAGAACCCGAATGCCAAGGTGGTGTACCTGCACTCGGAGCGTTTCGTGGCTGACATGGTCAAGGCCCTGCAGCTCAATGCCATCAACGAGTTCAAACGGTTCTACCGCTCGGTTGACGCGTTGCTCATCGATGACATCCAGTTCTTCGCCCGCAAGGAACGTTCGCAGGAAGAGTTTTTCCACACCTTCAACGCCCTGCTCGAAGGCGGCCAACAGGTCATCTTGACCAGTGACCGCTACCCGAAGGAAATCGAAGGCCTGGAAGAACGCTTGAAGTCGCGCTTTGGCTGGGGCCTGACCGTTGCGGTAGAGCCACCGGAACTCGAGACCCGCGTTGCGATCCTGATGAAAAAAGCCGACCAGGCCAAAGTCGATCTGCCCCACGATGCTGCTTTCTTCATCGCTCAACGCATTCGCTCCAACGTGCGTGAGCTGGAGGGGGCGCTCAAGCGGGTCATTGCGCACTCGCACTTCATGGGCCGCGACATCACCATCGAGTTGATTCGCGAGTCCCTGAAAGACCTGCTGGCGCTGCAGGACAAACTGGTGAGCGTGGACAACATCCAGCGCACCGTGGCCGAGTACTACAAGATCAAGATTTCCGACCTGCTGTCCAAGCGCCGTTCGCGCTCGGTGGCACGTCCCCGTCAGGTAGCCATGGCGCTCTCCAAGGAGCTGACCAACCACAGCCTGCCGGAAATCGGCGATGTGTTCGGCGGTCGCGATCACACCACGGTTTTGCACGCCTGCCGCAAGATCAATGAACTTAAGGAATCCGACGCGGATATTCGCGAGGACTACAAGAACCTGCTGCGTACACTGACAACGTGATGACACCAGCGCAGCTTATTAAGGCAAGGGACTAGACCATGCATTTCACCATTCAACGCGAAGCCCTGTTGAAACCCCTGCAACTGGTCGCAGGCGTCGTCGAGCGCCGACAGACCTTGCCGGTGCTCTCTAACGTACTGCTGGTGGTAGAAGGCCAGCAGTTGTCCCTGACGGGTACCGACCTGGAAGTCGAGCTGGTTGGCCGTGTGCAATTGGAAGAGCCCGCCGAACCTGGCGAGATCACCGTGCCGGCACGCAAGCTGATGGACATCTGCAAAAGTCTGCCGAACGATGCGCTGATCGACATCAAGGTTGATGAGGCGAAGTTGGTGGTCAAGGCTGGTCGCAGCCGCTTTACCCTGTCTACTTTGCCGGCCAACGATTTCCCTACGGTGGAAGAAGGCCCGGGTTCGCTGACGTGCAGCCTGGAGCAGAGCAAGCTGCGTCGTTTGATCGAGCGCACCAGCTTTGCCATGGCGCAGCAGGACGTGCGTTACTACCTCAACGGCATGCTGCTGGAAGTTTCGGAAGGCATTATCCGCGCCGTGGCCACCGACGGTCACCGTCTGGCCATGTGCTCGATGCGCGCCGATATCGGCCAGCCGGACCGTCACCAGGTGATCGTGCCGCGCAAGGGTATTCTCGAACTGGCGCGCCTGCTCACTGAGCCGGAAGGCAACGTCAGCATCGTGTTGGGTCAGCATCATATTCGCGCGACTACCGGTGAGTTCACCTTCACCTCGAAGTTGGTCGACGGTAAGTTCCCGGATTACGAGCGTGTACTGCCCAAGGGTGGAGACAAGCTGGTGGTCGGTGATCGTCAGGCGCTGCGTGAAGCGTTCAGCCGTACCGCGATTCTGTCCAACGAAAAGTACCGTGGTATCCGTCTGCAACTGGCCAACGGGCAGCTGAAAATCCAGGCCAACAACCCGGAGCAGGAAGAGGCAGAAGAAGAAGTGGGCGTCGACTACAACGGCGGCTCTCTGGAAATCGGCTTCAACGTGAGCTACTTGCTGGATGTGCTGGGTGTGATGACCACCGAACAGGTTCGCCTGATTCTGTCGGACTCCAACAGCAGCGCCCTGGTGCAGGAATCCGACAACGACGACTCGGCTTACGTTGTTATGCCGATGCGCCTGTAATCATGCTCAGCAGAAGCTAGATGTCCCTTAGTCGTGTCTCGGTCACCGCGGTGCGCAATCTGCACCCGGTGACCTTCTCTCCCTCCCCTCGCATCAATATCCTCTACGGCGCCAACGGCAGTGGCAAAACCAGCGTGCTGGAAGCCATCAACCTGCTGGGGCTTGCCCGTTCCTTTCGAAGTGCTCGCTTGTTACCGGTTATCCAGTACGAGCAATTGGCGTGTACGGTGTTCGGCCAAGTCGAACTCGCGGAAGGCGGTCACAGTAGCCTGGGGATCTCACGCGATCGCGGCGGAGAGTTCCAAATTCGCATTGACGGGCAAAATGCTCGCAGTGCAGCGCAGTTGGCGGAAATCTTGCCACTGCAGTTGATCAACCCCGACAGCTTTCGTCTGCTGGAAGGCGCACCGAAAATCCGCAGGCAATTTCTCGATTGGGGCGTGTTCCACGTGGAACCACGGTTCATGGCCACTTGGCAGCGCCTGCAGAAGGCCCTGCGGCAGCGGAACTCATGGCTGCGGCATGGTACACTTGACGCCGCTTCGCAGGCGGCCTGGGACCGTGAACTGTGCCTGGCCAGCGATGAAATAGATGAGTACCGCCGTGCCTATATCAAAGCCTTGAAACCAGTCTTTGAGCAGACCTTGAGCGAGTTGTTGGAGCTTGAGGGGCTGACGCTGAGTTATTACCGTGGTTGGGACAAAGAGCGCGAGCTCAGCGCAGTGCTCGCGACGTCCTTGCAGCGGGATCAGCAAATCGGCCATACCCAGGCAGGTCCCCAACGAGCTGATTTGCGCCTTAGGTTAGGCGCTCATAATGCTGCGGACATCTTGTCCCGTGGCCAGCAGAAGTTGGTGGTGTGTGCACTGCGGATCGCCCAGGGCCACTTGGTTAGCCAGGCCCGGCGCGGACAATGTATTTATCTGGTGGATGACCTGCCGTCCGAACTCGACGAGCAACATCGCCGCGCGCTATGCCGCTTGTTGGAAGAATTACGCTGCCAGGTGTTCATCACCTGTGTAGACCACGAATTATTGAGGGAAGGCTGGCAGACGGAAACGCCAGTCGCTTTGTTCCACGTGGAACAAGGCCGTATCACCCAGACCCACGACCATCGGGAGTGAAGGCATGAGCGAAGAAAACACGTACGACTCGACCAGCATTAAAGTGCTGAAAGGTTTGGATGCCGTACGCAAACGTCCCGGTATGTACATTGGCGACACTGATGACGGTAGCGGTCTGCACCACATGGTGTTCGAGGTGGTCGACAACTCCATCGACGAAGCCCTGGCCGGTCACTGCGACGATATCAGCATCATCATCCATCCGGATGAGTCGATTACCGTACGCGACAACGGTCGCGGTATTCCGGTAGACGTACACAAAGAAGAAGGCGTGTCGGCGGCAGAGGTCATCATGACCGTGCTTCACGCTGGCGGTAAGTTCGACGATAACTCCTACAAAGTTTCCGGTGGTTTGCATGGCGTAGGTGTGTCGGTAGTGAACGCGCTCTCCGAAGAGCTGATCCTGACTGTTCGCCGTAGCGGCAAAATCTGGGAGCAGACCTACGTCCACGGCGTTCCACAGGAACCGATGAAGATCGTCGGCGACAGTGAAACCACCGGTACGCAGATCCACTTCAAGCCGTCCGATCAAACCTTCAAGAATATCCACTTCAGCTGGGACATCCTGGCCAAGCGTATTCGTGAACTCTCGTTCCTCAACTCCGGTGTCGGTATCGTCCTCAAGGATGAGCGCAGCGGCAAGGAAGAGCTGTTCAAATACGAAGGTGGCTTGCGTGCATTCGTTGAGTACCTGAACACCAACAAGACTGCGGTCAACCAGGTGTTCCACTTCAACATCCAGCGTGAAGACGGCATTGGCGTGGAAATCGCCCTGCAGTGGAACGACAGCTTCAACGAGAACCTGTTGTGCTTCACCAACAACATTCCACAGCGCGACGGCGGCACCCACTTGGTGGGTTTCCGTTCTGCACTGACGCGTAACCTGAATACCTATATCGAAGCCGAAGGCTTGGCCAAGAAGCATAAGGTCGCCACTACCGGTGACGACGCGCGCGAAGGCCTCACGGCGATCATCTCGGTAAAAGTACCGGATCCGAAGTTCAGCTCCCAGACCAAAGACAAGCTGGTATCTTCCGAAGTGAAGACCGCAGTGGAACAGGAGATGGGCAAGTACTTCTCCGACTTCCTGCTGGAAAACCCGAACGAAGCCAAGCTGGTCGTCGGCAAGATGATCGACGCCGCACGAGCCCGTGAAGCAGCGCGTAAAGCCCGTGAGATGACTCGCCGTAAAGGCGCGCTGGATATCGCCGGCCTGCCCGGCAAACTGGCTGACTGCCAGGAGAAGGACCCTGCCCTCTCCGAACTGTACTTGGTGGAAGGTGACTCTGCTGGCGGTTCCGCCAAGCAGGGTCGTAACCGTCGCACCCAGGCCATCCTGCCGTTGAA
Above is a genomic segment from Pseudomonas azadiae containing:
- a CDS encoding TonB-dependent siderophore receptor, whose translation is MRLPNTFRQRLSCHGITCSLLLGTAATAGTVLTTDAMAASAVQHYAIAAGPLDRALSQFAAKANVILSFSPQQTVSLNTPGVEGDYSVDQGFALLLQNSGLQAVVQAPGSYVLQAVPAGELTLAPTTVSTYQQGGFNQEIAGDVGYKAQNSRIGTKTSTPLSETPRSVSVVTGQRIKDQKSQTLTEVLGYVPGIFAPPFAAGDGLAGDLFFIRGFNATDYGYGLLRDGLRVQGNRYDTTSEPYGLERVEIFRGPSSLLYGENAPGGLVNLVSKHPTATPQGEVQLGYGSNNRRQVGVDISGPLNDSDNILGRVVMLGRKSDTQTDHVPDDRLYIAPSLTLNFDDYNTLTLLANYQKDHTNLELGLPAAGTLLANPNGKLSKHTMLGDPDWNTFERESWSTGYEFSHSFNDDWQFRQNSRYMQSRINRHETWPGALNNRGFGTQLNMTAYDRYNKSMVYSLDNQLEGKFQVGGLDNTLLFGASYDRTSFSQDWDAGSAGTINVYNPVYLRDPLTPIAVQNTLLEQQMKGVYAQIQSKYDHWLFLLGGRQDWVDSDFRDKVNKAGNTGSEDRKFTYQGGLMYQFDNGLTPYVSYSTAFVPVQQISNAGAPLKPITSSQYEVGVKYEPIGWDTAMTVSVYDLRKRDDTYLDATTNSYRQVGESRAKGVEVEVNSNITPNLNLTAAYTYTDARITKDSAASLVEGRQMTGVPRNQASVWGKYRFLDGQLKGLSVGGGVRYFDSTFSYTAPTLYGKLDAGSVTLVDAAVGYQIDKHWSVDLNAKNLFDKEYVSGCNDAGRCYWGDSRTLLGTVSYNW
- the mnmE gene encoding tRNA uridine-5-carboxymethylaminomethyl(34) synthesis GTPase MnmE — translated: MSAPRETIAAVATAQGRGGVGIVRISGPLAGVAAKAISGRELKPRYAHYGQFLDADHSVLDEGLAIYFPGPNSFTGEDVLELQGHGGPVVLDMLLQRCLQLGCRLARPGEFSERAFLNDKLDLAQAEAIADLIEASSAQAARNALRSLQGAFSLRVHNLTEQLISLRIYVEAAIDFPEEEIDFLADGHVLTMLDKVRDELSTVLREAGQGALLRDGMTVVIAGRPNAGKSSLLNALAGREAAIVTEIAGTTRDILREHIHIDGMPLHVVDTAGLRDTEDQVEKIGVERALKAIGEADRVLLVVDATAPEAVDPFALWPEFLEQRPDPAKVTLIRNKADLTGEAIAMQTSADGHVTLSLSAKSAGNGLELLREHLKACMGYEQTSESSFSARRRHLEALRHASAALEHGRAQLTLAGAGELLAEDLRQAQQLLGEITGAFSSDDLLGRIFSSFCIGK
- the yidC gene encoding membrane protein insertase YidC, whose amino-acid sequence is MDIKRTILIVALAIVAYVLVLQWNQDYGQAALPTQNVATNQAAPAIPDAPLGNNASASADVPSANGETRAPLETPVVTNKDLIHVKTDVLDLAIDPQGGDIAQLKLPLYPRRQDHPDVPFQLFDNGGERTYLAQSGLTGTNGPDARAAGRPVYSTEQKSYQLADGQNQLNVDLKFSLDGVNYIKRFSFTRGLYDLKVTYLIDNESDKPWSGNLFAQLKRDASSDPSSSTATGTATYLGAALWTSNEPYKKVSMKDIDKGSLKETVQGGWVAWLQHYFVTAWIPNKGEANLVQTRKDSQGNYIIGFTGPALTVAPGAKAETSATLYAGPKSQAVLKELSPGLELTVDYGFLWFIAQPIFWLLQHIHSIVGNWGFSIIFLTMLIKGIFFPLSAASYKSMARMRAVAPKLAALKEQHGDDRQKMSQAMMELYKKEKINPLGGCLPILVQMPVFLSLYWVLLESVEMRQAPFMLWITDLSIKDPFFILPIIMGATMFIQQRLNPTPPDPMQAKVMKMMPIIFTFFFLWFPAGLVLYWVVNNVLSISQQWYITRKIEAATAKAAA
- the yidD gene encoding membrane protein insertion efficiency factor YidD, whose amino-acid sequence is MRKLALVPIQFYRYAISPLMASHCRFYPSCSCYALEAIENHGVLRGGWLTFRRLGRCHPWNPGGYDPVPPIPTSRSSSMAE
- the rnpA gene encoding ribonuclease P protein component, whose translation is MSQDFSREKRLLTPRHFKAVFDSPTGKVPGKNLLLLARNNDLDHPRLGLVIGKKSVKLSVERNRLKRLMRESFRLHQDTLVGWDIVIVARKGLGDVENPELIQHFGKLWKRLARTNKPAPAASTETVGVDSTDA
- the rpmH gene encoding 50S ribosomal protein L34 gives rise to the protein MKRTFQPSTIKRARTHGFRARMATKNGRAVLSRRRAKGRARLAV
- the dnaA gene encoding chromosomal replication initiator protein DnaA, producing the protein MSVELWQQCVELLRDELPAQQFNTWIRPLQVEAEGDELRVYAPNRFVLDWVNEKYLSRVLELLDEHGNGLAPVLSLLIGSKRSSAPRAAPNAPLAAAASQAQAAPVATATAAAPAPSKSSAQKNAPQHEEPSRDSFDPMAGAASQQAPVRAEQRTVQVEGALKHTSYLNRTFTFENFVEGKSNQLARAAAWQVADNPKHGYNPLFLYGGVGLGKTHLMHAVGNHLLKKNPNAKVVYLHSERFVADMVKALQLNAINEFKRFYRSVDALLIDDIQFFARKERSQEEFFHTFNALLEGGQQVILTSDRYPKEIEGLEERLKSRFGWGLTVAVEPPELETRVAILMKKADQAKVDLPHDAAFFIAQRIRSNVRELEGALKRVIAHSHFMGRDITIELIRESLKDLLALQDKLVSVDNIQRTVAEYYKIKISDLLSKRRSRSVARPRQVAMALSKELTNHSLPEIGDVFGGRDHTTVLHACRKINELKESDADIREDYKNLLRTLTT
- the dnaN gene encoding DNA polymerase III subunit beta, coding for MHFTIQREALLKPLQLVAGVVERRQTLPVLSNVLLVVEGQQLSLTGTDLEVELVGRVQLEEPAEPGEITVPARKLMDICKSLPNDALIDIKVDEAKLVVKAGRSRFTLSTLPANDFPTVEEGPGSLTCSLEQSKLRRLIERTSFAMAQQDVRYYLNGMLLEVSEGIIRAVATDGHRLAMCSMRADIGQPDRHQVIVPRKGILELARLLTEPEGNVSIVLGQHHIRATTGEFTFTSKLVDGKFPDYERVLPKGGDKLVVGDRQALREAFSRTAILSNEKYRGIRLQLANGQLKIQANNPEQEEAEEEVGVDYNGGSLEIGFNVSYLLDVLGVMTTEQVRLILSDSNSSALVQESDNDDSAYVVMPMRL